A stretch of Gymnodinialimonas phycosphaerae DNA encodes these proteins:
- a CDS encoding TAXI family TRAP transporter solute-binding subunit — translation MKLGTKLGALTLTTTLVATSAFADGHVDRTGWPENFTLGTAGQGGTYFAYGSGWANLVADELGISGAGEITGGPMQNMALVHTGEAQFGMTTMGPAAESLQGTNPIAPGLQMTGACAMFPMYQTPFAITVLASSGITSISDIPDGARIGFGPAGSTSDTYFPRMMETLGVEFDRRNGNWTDLGGQVQDGLLDVIAFAAGVPTPAVSQLEVQTDINFIAFTEEEQATIMETFPVSPFVIPAGTYETLTEDADSVSMWNFAIANCELPESFVYEVVDIIMSDNERMVAIHGAARSTLPENWDKNNVLMWHPGAARWFMENAGADIPADMIHGG, via the coding sequence ATGAAGCTTGGCACCAAACTGGGCGCCTTGACGCTCACCACGACCCTCGTGGCGACCTCTGCTTTCGCCGACGGCCACGTCGACCGCACCGGCTGGCCCGAGAACTTCACGCTCGGCACTGCGGGCCAGGGCGGCACCTACTTCGCCTATGGCTCCGGTTGGGCCAACCTGGTGGCGGACGAGCTTGGCATTTCCGGCGCGGGCGAAATCACCGGCGGTCCGATGCAGAACATGGCGCTGGTGCACACCGGTGAGGCACAATTCGGCATGACCACCATGGGTCCGGCGGCGGAGTCGCTGCAAGGCACCAACCCCATCGCCCCCGGCCTGCAAATGACCGGCGCTTGCGCGATGTTCCCGATGTACCAGACGCCCTTCGCGATCACCGTGCTGGCGTCCTCGGGCATCACCTCCATCTCGGACATTCCGGACGGCGCGCGCATCGGCTTTGGCCCCGCAGGCTCCACTTCGGACACGTATTTCCCGCGCATGATGGAAACGCTGGGCGTCGAGTTTGATCGCCGCAACGGCAACTGGACCGACCTTGGTGGTCAGGTGCAGGACGGCCTTCTGGACGTCATCGCCTTCGCAGCCGGTGTTCCGACCCCAGCCGTCAGCCAGTTGGAAGTCCAGACCGACATCAACTTCATCGCCTTCACCGAGGAAGAGCAGGCGACGATCATGGAAACCTTCCCCGTCTCGCCGTTCGTCATTCCGGCTGGCACCTACGAGACGCTGACGGAAGACGCCGACTCCGTGTCGATGTGGAACTTCGCCATCGCCAACTGCGAGTTGCCTGAAAGCTTCGTCTACGAAGTGGTCGACATCATCATGTCCGACAACGAGCGGATGGTGGCGATCCACGGGGCGGCCCGCTCTACGCTGCCCGAGAACTGGGACAAGAACAACGTCCTGATGTGGCACCCCGGTGCTGCGCGCTGGTTCATGGAAAACGCCGGTGCGGACATCCCCGCCGACATGATCCACGGCGGCTAA
- a CDS encoding TRAP transporter permease, which produces MTEQTAAADQVDGPIIAEGVDEEPVESNRRLFEGRSFLIVAVLSVLYAGFHMAALNGLSISAMTGIELPFLPQFPLETWNFRIVHIAGALALGFMLFSAHTFGSDASTDRSTKAVSLIAALFALPALYAGITVMGFIGQVNGGELPQMGGLTTWASFPGTDIYNAEVWRFGIPLLVATGGAIVLGWFERQGRGSFAASDIVLAICALVVALYLIPIYSTAARNSVGTSFVPIGVAFAATAGAAMILELTRRVAGLALVIITGIFLAYTFTAHLLPGLLAVQNPYDWQRFFGFVYTDAGILGPTTAVSSTYIILFIIFAAFLQASKVGDYFVNFAFAAAGRSRGGPAKVAIFASGLMGMINGTSAGNVVATGSLTIPLMKKVGYHKKTAGAVEAAASTGGQIMPPIMGAGAFIMAEITGIPYQDIAIAAIIPAVLYFASIYFMVDFEAAKLGMRGMREDELPKFREMAKKVFLFLPIVILIFALFMGYSVIRAGTLATVAAVVVSWAAPEHFIPRGSWSIQRLFVLAITAMTIALTVVWIASPTPEPGADQSALMTSLATITGLIIVAAFVYISISELMKPDSTIGLGLKGLLRGLEIAGVMSIQIIAVCACAGIIVGVISLTGVGARFSAVLLDLAGVSQLLALFFAMCIAILLGMGMPTTAAYAVAASVVAPGLVSLGIPQLTAHFFVFYFAVVSAITPPVALASYAAAGISGANPMETSVASFKIGLAAFIVPFMFFYNGNLLMQGNEVIEVAGEIVHQAPAWYNIVRASVTAIVGIFLLSSGIQGWFMGGPSAWFLRAGLIAAALLLIAGGVMTDLAGVGLAVAIYLVQRLFHPAANASIPVRGAD; this is translated from the coding sequence ATGACCGAGCAGACAGCCGCAGCCGACCAAGTAGACGGCCCGATCATCGCCGAAGGCGTGGATGAGGAGCCGGTCGAAAGCAACCGCCGCCTGTTCGAAGGCCGGTCCTTCCTAATCGTGGCCGTCCTGTCGGTCCTTTACGCGGGCTTCCACATGGCGGCGCTGAACGGCTTGTCGATCTCGGCAATGACCGGGATCGAACTGCCCTTCTTGCCGCAATTCCCACTGGAGACATGGAACTTCCGCATCGTCCACATTGCGGGCGCGCTGGCGTTGGGGTTCATGTTGTTCTCGGCCCACACCTTTGGCTCGGACGCCAGCACCGATCGCTCCACCAAGGCTGTATCGCTGATCGCCGCGCTCTTTGCCCTGCCCGCACTTTACGCGGGCATCACGGTGATGGGCTTCATCGGCCAGGTGAATGGCGGAGAGCTGCCGCAGATGGGGGGCCTCACGACATGGGCCTCCTTCCCCGGCACCGACATTTATAACGCCGAAGTCTGGCGCTTCGGCATCCCGCTTTTAGTCGCCACCGGTGGCGCCATCGTGCTTGGCTGGTTCGAGCGTCAGGGCCGTGGGTCTTTCGCCGCCTCCGACATCGTGTTGGCGATCTGCGCCCTTGTCGTGGCGCTTTACTTGATCCCGATCTACTCCACTGCCGCACGCAACTCGGTCGGGACATCCTTTGTGCCGATCGGCGTGGCTTTCGCCGCCACAGCAGGTGCGGCGATGATCCTTGAGCTGACCCGCCGTGTCGCGGGCCTGGCGCTGGTGATCATCACCGGTATCTTCCTCGCCTATACCTTCACCGCACACCTTCTACCGGGCCTTCTGGCGGTGCAGAACCCCTACGACTGGCAACGCTTCTTCGGCTTTGTCTACACCGATGCGGGGATCCTCGGGCCCACGACGGCGGTGTCCTCCACCTACATCATCCTGTTCATCATCTTCGCGGCCTTCCTTCAGGCCTCCAAGGTCGGCGATTACTTCGTCAACTTCGCCTTCGCGGCCGCAGGACGCTCGCGCGGGGGGCCTGCCAAGGTGGCCATCTTCGCCTCCGGCCTGATGGGCATGATCAACGGCACGTCGGCGGGCAACGTCGTGGCCACGGGCTCGCTGACGATCCCGCTGATGAAGAAGGTCGGCTACCACAAGAAAACCGCCGGTGCGGTCGAGGCCGCGGCCTCCACGGGCGGCCAGATCATGCCCCCGATCATGGGGGCTGGCGCCTTCATCATGGCCGAGATCACCGGCATTCCCTACCAGGACATCGCCATTGCCGCGATCATTCCCGCCGTCCTCTACTTTGCGTCGATCTACTTCATGGTGGATTTCGAGGCCGCGAAACTCGGGATGCGCGGCATGCGCGAGGATGAGCTGCCCAAGTTCCGAGAAATGGCCAAGAAGGTCTTCCTGTTCCTGCCCATCGTCATCCTGATCTTCGCGCTATTCATGGGCTATTCCGTGATCCGTGCCGGCACGCTGGCCACCGTGGCTGCCGTCGTCGTGTCCTGGGCCGCGCCCGAGCACTTCATTCCGCGCGGTAGCTGGTCGATCCAGCGCCTTTTCGTGCTGGCCATCACCGCGATGACCATTGCGTTGACCGTCGTCTGGATCGCCTCGCCCACACCCGAACCGGGCGCGGACCAGAGCGCGCTGATGACCTCGCTGGCCACAATCACCGGCCTGATCATCGTGGCGGCCTTCGTCTATATCTCGATCTCCGAGCTGATGAAGCCGGACAGCACCATCGGCCTCGGCCTCAAGGGGCTTCTGCGCGGCCTTGAAATCGCGGGCGTCATGTCGATCCAGATCATCGCCGTCTGCGCCTGTGCGGGCATCATCGTGGGCGTCATCTCGCTCACCGGTGTTGGCGCGCGCTTCTCCGCCGTTCTGCTGGATCTGGCGGGCGTTTCCCAACTTCTGGCGCTGTTCTTCGCCATGTGCATCGCGATCCTTCTGGGGATGGGCATGCCGACCACGGCCGCCTACGCGGTGGCTGCTTCCGTCGTGGCACCGGGTCTTGTATCCCTTGGCATCCCGCAACTGACCGCACATTTCTTCGTCTTCTACTTCGCTGTGGTCTCGGCCATCACGCCGCCCGTGGCGCTGGCCTCTTATGCTGCGGCGGGCATCTCGGGCGCCAACCCGATGGAAACCTCGGTGGCCAGCTTCAAGATCGGCCTTGCCGCCTTCATCGTGCCGTTCATGTTCTTCTACAACGGCAACCTTCTGATGCAGGGCAATGAGGTCATCGAGGTCGCGGGCGAGATAGTCCACCAGGCCCCCGCCTGGTACAACATCGTGCGCGCGAGCGTCACCGCCATCGTGGGCATCTTCCTGCTTTCGTCGGGTATTCAGGGCTGGTTCATGGGCGGACCCTCGGCATGGTTCCTGCGCGCGGGCCTGATCGCCGCGGCCCTCTTGCTGATCGCGGGCGGCGTCATGACGGACCTTGCCGGAGTGGGCCTTGCGGTGGCGATCTACCTTGTGCAGCGGCTTTTCCACCCTGCCGCCAACGCGTCGATCCCGGTGCGCGGCGCGGATTGA